From a single Planctellipticum variicoloris genomic region:
- a CDS encoding MFS transporter, protein MSASTLAPAIAAEPLHVRPIALLTLGHLLVDLCQGLVPALVPFLVTHDGYSYTAAAGLLFATSALSSVVQPLFGKLADRGTIPALLPASVLLAGTALALGAQVAFYPVLLLAFAASGLGIAAFHPEAARRTFLAAGTARTTAMSYFSLGGSVGFALAPMLGAALLTSYGRIGILGIIVPASLVAALLAWEFTRPIAPRAARAASSMVSPGVDNWSGFWRLAVSVIARSIVFFGLNAFLVLFWKEHWRCSLTEGTFALSVFLFSGVGGTLIGGWWADRIGRRAVIQIGFGLSTLAFPLVFLAPNQTASLILLGLAAALFFAPSSPAVVLGQEYLPNQVGVASGVTIGLAVSTGGMVAPLLGRLGDVAGLPAVFAVLEVLLAVCFVSTLLLPAVHRTRPA, encoded by the coding sequence ATGTCTGCCTCGACCCTTGCGCCCGCGATCGCTGCGGAGCCGCTTCACGTCCGTCCGATCGCGCTGCTGACGCTCGGACATCTCCTGGTCGACCTCTGCCAGGGGCTCGTCCCCGCGCTCGTGCCGTTTCTGGTCACGCACGACGGCTACAGCTACACCGCCGCCGCCGGACTGCTGTTTGCCACGTCGGCGCTGTCGTCCGTCGTTCAGCCGCTGTTCGGCAAACTGGCCGACCGCGGCACAATTCCGGCGCTTCTTCCCGCCAGCGTCCTGCTCGCCGGGACGGCCCTCGCCCTCGGCGCGCAGGTCGCGTTCTACCCGGTCCTGCTCCTCGCCTTCGCCGCCAGCGGGCTGGGCATCGCGGCGTTTCACCCCGAAGCCGCCCGACGGACGTTTCTCGCCGCGGGGACTGCGCGCACCACGGCCATGAGCTACTTCTCGCTCGGCGGCAGCGTCGGCTTCGCCCTGGCCCCGATGCTCGGCGCCGCCCTGCTCACCAGTTACGGTCGGATCGGCATCCTGGGGATCATCGTTCCCGCCTCACTCGTCGCCGCCCTCCTGGCCTGGGAGTTCACCCGCCCGATCGCCCCTCGGGCGGCCAGGGCCGCATCCAGCATGGTCTCGCCCGGCGTCGACAACTGGAGCGGCTTCTGGCGGCTGGCCGTCAGCGTGATTGCAAGATCGATCGTCTTCTTCGGTCTCAATGCCTTCCTGGTCCTGTTCTGGAAGGAGCACTGGCGCTGCTCGCTGACCGAAGGAACGTTCGCCCTGTCGGTGTTCCTCTTCAGCGGCGTGGGAGGGACGCTCATCGGCGGCTGGTGGGCCGACCGTATCGGCCGGCGAGCCGTGATCCAGATCGGCTTCGGCCTCAGCACGCTGGCCTTCCCGCTGGTCTTTCTCGCTCCGAATCAGACCGCGAGCCTGATCTTGCTCGGTCTCGCCGCCGCCCTGTTCTTCGCCCCGTCGAGCCCCGCGGTCGTGCTCGGCCAGGAGTACCTGCCGAACCAGGTCGGCGTGGCCTCGGGCGTGACCATCGGCCTGGCAGTCAGCACCGGGGGCATGGTCGCCCCGCTGCTGGGACGGCTGGGAGACGTCGCCGGCCTGCCGGCGGTGTTCGCCGTGCTGGAAGTCCTGCTGGCGGTCTGCTTCGTCAGCACGCTGCTGCTGCCCGCCGTGCATCGCACTCGCCCGGCATAG
- a CDS encoding mandelate racemase/muconate lactonizing enzyme family protein: MKITEVVCQILRIKNVQAKTASSQDSVLIRIRTDNGLEGIGEADSSPEMVKAVIDAPFSHNIATGLRPLLVGENPLDTERLWEKMYRRTMYCGRRSTTITAMAAIDMALWDLKGKHFGEPIHRLLGGKRHDKILAYASILFGKNGDETAAIGRRWREAGYQAVKFGWEPMGQSEAVDRDLVAGARKGLGDDATLLIDAGCVWDARTALQRAKAFEEHRIGWLEEPLHPDDYEGYRWLRDRSPVPIASGEEECGRQAFRPLIDGRCLDVYQVDLSRNGFTDANYIRQRVEEIGARLCNHCYTSPVTVAASLHWLSTCRDAFLFEDCVEDSPLRHELTVNKVQAVDGWITVPDGPGLGVTLNEDFVKSTLIEQSA, encoded by the coding sequence ATGAAAATCACCGAAGTCGTCTGCCAGATTCTGCGCATCAAGAACGTTCAGGCGAAGACCGCCAGCAGTCAGGATTCGGTGCTGATCCGCATTCGGACTGATAATGGCCTGGAAGGAATCGGCGAAGCCGATTCTTCGCCGGAGATGGTCAAGGCAGTCATCGACGCGCCGTTCAGCCACAACATCGCCACTGGGCTGCGGCCGCTGCTCGTCGGCGAGAACCCGCTCGATACCGAGCGGCTGTGGGAGAAGATGTATCGGCGGACGATGTACTGCGGCCGGCGGTCGACCACGATCACGGCGATGGCGGCCATCGATATGGCGCTGTGGGATCTCAAGGGGAAGCACTTCGGCGAGCCGATTCATCGGCTGCTGGGGGGCAAACGGCACGACAAGATCCTGGCCTATGCTTCGATTTTGTTCGGCAAGAACGGCGACGAAACCGCGGCCATCGGTCGTCGCTGGCGCGAGGCGGGCTATCAGGCGGTCAAGTTCGGCTGGGAGCCGATGGGACAGAGCGAAGCGGTCGATCGGGATCTGGTCGCCGGCGCCCGCAAGGGACTGGGAGACGACGCGACGCTGCTGATCGACGCCGGCTGCGTGTGGGATGCCCGGACCGCCCTGCAGCGGGCCAAGGCGTTCGAAGAGCATCGGATCGGCTGGCTGGAAGAGCCGCTCCATCCGGACGACTACGAGGGTTACCGCTGGCTGCGGGATCGCTCGCCGGTGCCGATTGCGTCGGGCGAAGAAGAGTGCGGCCGGCAGGCGTTTCGACCGTTGATCGACGGTCGTTGCCTCGACGTCTACCAGGTCGACCTCTCCCGCAACGGTTTTACCGACGCCAATTATATCCGCCAGCGGGTCGAGGAAATTGGCGCCCGGCTGTGCAACCACTGCTACACGAGCCCGGTGACCGTCGCCGCCAGCCTGCACTGGCTGAGCACCTGCCGGGATGCGTTCCTGTTTGAGGATTGCGTCGAGGATTCGCCGCTCCGGCACGAACTGACGGTCAACAAGGTCCAGGCCGTCGACGGCTGGATCACTGTTCCGGATGGTCCCGGGCTGGGGGTGACGCTCAACGAGGACTTCGTGAAATCGACGCTGATCGAACAGTCGGCGTAG
- a CDS encoding M56 family metallopeptidase encodes MFELWLGPFAEALLHFLWQGALIAALAGIGLILLKNPRRRYGLLLVGLAACTMCVPVTGAWLVWRDLRIDSAQLSQDDWLLAEFAAATAIEVSQPAADWTWQRLLVLGWTFGVGLCSLRLLLGGWGVVRLHRGLKPAPESWEISIRRMAGLFGWSRAPRVALSAHVGEPLALLWWRPVVVLPAAWALSIPPAVLESILAHEFAHLYRWDLWINAGQRIVEACLFYHPAVWWMSNRLRLERELICDELAVSRIGQPLQYAQALEYVARSRISRPGVLFAASLGDTHMDLLQRVKRVLGVPTSASPGRWWPAGVAALLVPAGIWMASPGWLPSAIGDDDRKEARDDDDESPEQRKLRELRRELERAHDRIHQQEREIRELREGRDRRPDGPGRSPEDRRPPEGRPDGPDLGGLPPEAREKMQRHMAEMREIMMQHHRGGPGRGPEDRPHPPEHREGMDHAGPPRGPFGGHGGPGREGFHPPREVLAEVMDVVRDLKNEVSELRREVHQLRERPHGDQPPHMRGEGPGRPFQPQMIHRPDGPPRDGQPPAVRERRPDGEGPGRPHQPEFLRRPEGRPEGRGPGRDGPPTVRERGPEERGPDRLRPAPDRPRRPEGEKEDRGKGADVAPERVAPEAAVVNVDQPLEAAPSPETPVADTASDAPASADAPAKSDDK; translated from the coding sequence ATGTTCGAACTCTGGCTCGGACCGTTTGCGGAAGCCCTGCTCCATTTTCTCTGGCAGGGGGCGCTGATTGCGGCGCTCGCCGGCATCGGCCTGATCCTGCTGAAAAACCCTCGTCGGCGATACGGACTGCTGCTGGTCGGCCTGGCCGCCTGCACGATGTGCGTGCCGGTCACCGGTGCGTGGCTGGTGTGGCGCGATCTGCGGATCGACTCCGCGCAGCTCTCCCAGGACGACTGGCTGCTGGCCGAGTTTGCCGCCGCGACGGCGATTGAAGTTTCGCAACCTGCCGCCGACTGGACGTGGCAGCGATTGCTTGTGCTGGGCTGGACGTTTGGCGTCGGGTTGTGCAGTTTGCGGCTGCTGCTGGGGGGCTGGGGGGTCGTCCGTCTGCATCGGGGCCTGAAGCCGGCTCCCGAGAGCTGGGAGATTTCCATCCGGCGGATGGCCGGTCTGTTCGGCTGGTCGCGTGCACCACGGGTCGCGCTGTCCGCGCACGTGGGCGAACCGCTGGCCCTGCTGTGGTGGAGGCCAGTCGTGGTCCTCCCCGCCGCCTGGGCGCTGTCGATCCCCCCCGCGGTGCTGGAATCGATCCTGGCCCATGAATTTGCGCACCTGTATCGCTGGGATCTGTGGATCAACGCGGGGCAGCGGATTGTCGAGGCATGTCTGTTCTATCACCCCGCGGTCTGGTGGATGTCGAACCGTCTGCGTCTGGAACGCGAACTGATCTGTGATGAACTGGCCGTCAGCCGAATCGGGCAGCCGCTGCAGTATGCCCAGGCTTTGGAGTACGTCGCACGGTCCCGCATATCGCGGCCCGGCGTGTTGTTTGCAGCCTCACTGGGAGACACTCACATGGATCTACTGCAACGCGTCAAGCGCGTCCTGGGAGTGCCGACGTCGGCCTCGCCGGGCCGCTGGTGGCCTGCAGGCGTCGCGGCCCTGCTGGTTCCCGCCGGGATCTGGATGGCGAGCCCCGGCTGGCTCCCGTCGGCGATCGGCGACGACGATCGCAAGGAAGCCCGCGACGACGATGACGAAAGTCCCGAGCAACGCAAACTGCGGGAGCTCCGTCGGGAACTCGAACGCGCCCACGACCGCATTCATCAGCAGGAGCGGGAGATCCGCGAACTGCGCGAAGGCCGCGACCGTCGCCCCGACGGTCCGGGTCGCAGTCCGGAAGATCGACGTCCTCCGGAAGGACGACCGGACGGCCCCGATCTGGGCGGGCTGCCCCCCGAGGCGCGGGAGAAGATGCAGCGTCACATGGCTGAGATGCGCGAGATCATGATGCAGCATCACCGCGGCGGGCCCGGCCGCGGTCCGGAAGATCGCCCGCATCCCCCGGAACACCGGGAAGGGATGGACCACGCCGGTCCGCCGCGCGGCCCGTTCGGCGGTCACGGCGGACCGGGGCGCGAAGGCTTCCACCCGCCCCGCGAAGTCCTGGCGGAAGTGATGGACGTCGTGCGGGATTTGAAGAACGAAGTCAGCGAGCTTCGTCGCGAGGTCCATCAGCTTCGCGAACGTCCGCACGGCGACCAGCCGCCGCACATGCGCGGCGAAGGCCCTGGGCGGCCGTTCCAGCCGCAGATGATCCATCGTCCCGACGGTCCGCCGCGGGATGGCCAGCCGCCGGCCGTTCGCGAACGTCGTCCCGACGGCGAAGGCCCGGGCCGCCCGCATCAGCCGGAATTTCTGCGCCGTCCCGAAGGACGCCCGGAGGGGCGCGGCCCCGGTCGTGACGGTCCTCCCACCGTGCGCGAGCGGGGACCGGAGGAACGTGGTCCAGACCGTTTACGTCCGGCTCCCGATCGCCCGCGTCGTCCCGAGGGCGAGAAGGAAGACAGGGGCAAAGGGGCCGACGTCGCTCCCGAGCGCGTGGCGCCTGAGGCTGCCGTCGTGAACGTCGATCAACCGCTCGAAGCCGCCCCCTCTCCGGAGACGCCGGTGGCGGACACGGCCAGCGACGCCCCGGCTTCGGCCGATGCGCCGGCGAAGAGCGACGACAAGTAA
- a CDS encoding PQQ-like beta-propeller repeat protein, which produces MRPWTMIVWFNLLLLAGCGRPAGPPVPATTEISAKPESLVTEAAEWLPGPDDWPMWRGPGADGVGIGPAVPTHWTDTENVVWKVKIPGRGHSSPIIVGERVYLETADETALKQSVVCFERADGKQLWQTTLFEGNFETAVHAENTQATSTLACDGERLFAVFLNDRKIRAVALDLDGKELWKTDVGSFASKFGYSASPTLYKSLVLLAADHQQGGYLAALNRVTGDIVWRKSRPAKSSYASPRVVTLGGKDQLVICGCNVVESFDPLTGDRLWSTPGTAEAGVGSPVIAGDLVIASGGFPEQETIAVKSDGTVAWKENVKSYVPSLLVYERKLYMVNDDGIARCYDAESGKELWKHRISGNFRVSPVESGGNIFTTDMSGKTTVFRANAEWYEQIAENQLGTEGFASPAVSRGQLFLRVADDSHGPRQEWLYCIGNP; this is translated from the coding sequence ATGCGTCCCTGGACGATGATTGTCTGGTTCAACCTGCTCCTGCTGGCCGGTTGCGGGCGTCCCGCCGGTCCGCCCGTCCCGGCGACGACGGAGATTTCCGCCAAGCCCGAGTCGCTCGTCACAGAAGCCGCCGAGTGGCTGCCCGGTCCGGATGACTGGCCGATGTGGCGCGGCCCCGGCGCGGACGGCGTCGGCATCGGCCCCGCCGTCCCGACGCACTGGACCGACACGGAGAACGTCGTCTGGAAGGTCAAGATTCCTGGCCGCGGTCATTCGTCGCCGATCATCGTGGGCGAACGAGTCTATCTGGAGACGGCCGACGAAACGGCGCTGAAGCAGTCAGTGGTCTGCTTCGAACGGGCCGACGGGAAGCAGCTCTGGCAGACGACGTTATTCGAGGGGAACTTCGAAACCGCGGTGCACGCCGAGAACACGCAGGCGACGAGTACGCTGGCCTGCGATGGCGAACGTCTGTTTGCTGTGTTTCTCAACGACCGCAAGATCCGGGCGGTTGCGCTCGACCTCGACGGCAAAGAGCTGTGGAAGACGGACGTCGGCAGCTTCGCGTCCAAGTTCGGCTATTCGGCGTCACCAACCCTCTACAAGTCTCTCGTGCTGCTGGCCGCCGATCACCAGCAGGGGGGCTATCTGGCGGCCCTCAATCGCGTCACCGGGGACATCGTCTGGCGAAAGTCGCGCCCGGCGAAGTCGAGCTATGCCTCGCCCCGCGTCGTGACGCTGGGGGGCAAGGATCAGCTCGTGATCTGCGGCTGCAACGTCGTCGAGAGCTTCGATCCGCTGACGGGCGACCGGCTCTGGTCGACGCCGGGGACTGCCGAAGCCGGCGTCGGGTCGCCGGTGATTGCCGGCGACCTGGTGATCGCCAGCGGCGGTTTTCCCGAGCAGGAGACGATCGCCGTCAAGTCCGACGGCACCGTCGCCTGGAAGGAAAACGTCAAGTCGTACGTGCCGTCGCTGCTGGTTTACGAGCGGAAGCTCTACATGGTCAACGACGACGGCATCGCCCGCTGCTACGACGCGGAGTCGGGCAAAGAGCTCTGGAAACACCGGATCAGCGGCAATTTCCGGGTCTCGCCGGTCGAATCGGGCGGCAACATCTTTACGACGGACATGTCGGGGAAGACGACGGTGTTCCGGGCCAATGCTGAATGGTACGAGCAGATCGCCGAGAACCAGCTCGGCACGGAAGGCTTCGCCAGTCCCGCCGTCAGCCGCGGGCAGCTCTTCCTGCGCGTGGCGGATGATTCGCACGGCCCGCGTCAGGAGTGGCTGTACTGCATCGGCAATCCGTAG
- a CDS encoding BlaI/MecI/CopY family transcriptional regulator: MARPRTPHPTPSELEILKLLWERGPLTVREVVEVEEADQKSRAYTSVMSLMNVMAEKGLVSREPEGRAFRYRPEVTREVTQTQLATDLWSRVYGGATSTLVAHLLEQSQPSEDELNAIRELLTRFERPEEAQ, translated from the coding sequence ATGGCACGTCCACGAACCCCCCATCCAACCCCCTCGGAGCTGGAGATTCTCAAGCTTCTCTGGGAGCGCGGTCCGTTGACCGTCCGCGAGGTGGTGGAAGTCGAAGAGGCCGATCAGAAGTCGCGGGCTTATACGTCCGTCATGAGCCTGATGAACGTCATGGCCGAAAAAGGGCTCGTTTCCCGCGAGCCGGAAGGCCGGGCGTTTCGCTACCGCCCGGAAGTCACCCGCGAAGTCACCCAGACGCAACTGGCGACCGATCTCTGGTCGCGCGTCTATGGAGGCGCCACCAGCACGCTGGTGGCCCATCTGCTGGAGCAGTCGCAGCCGTCGGAAGACGAATTGAACGCCATCCGTGAGCTCCTCACCCGGTTCGAGCGGCCCGAGGAGGCTCAATAA
- a CDS encoding succinylglutamate desuccinylase/aspartoacylase family protein, translated as MSRVVARPNQLDLDSPGRRDYWLALEHDSIWGDHLIPLTVWVGPEAKPGEGLVSFGSNHGNEYEGPVVLKKLIQEIRLEDVRGRIIFIPVLNPSAFRAGTRESSPDDRVNLNRAFVEGAGVTPALSGITHRIAAFVRQHIWPRVHIVLDLHSGGDVARFSICANYHPVEDPVLAKKIEQTARWFGTPSLMVYQNVTPGLLPSEAERLGKITVGTELGWGRSVNPEGVRYGRHGVLAALINNGLLRGTIEPHAHHKDGTQRTLEMVDRACFTVAPFDGHYEPLLECGTAVKAGDVVGLLHDFDHIDMEPYPCKAGVDGVVLAQAWVAPVPRGQHIVVVGRVIP; from the coding sequence ATGTCGCGCGTCGTCGCTCGTCCGAATCAGCTCGATCTCGATTCCCCCGGCCGCCGGGATTACTGGCTGGCTCTCGAACATGACAGTATCTGGGGGGATCACCTGATCCCGTTGACCGTCTGGGTGGGGCCGGAAGCCAAGCCGGGCGAAGGGCTCGTCTCGTTCGGCTCGAATCACGGCAACGAGTACGAAGGGCCGGTCGTCCTCAAGAAGCTGATTCAGGAAATCCGCCTCGAAGACGTCCGCGGCCGGATCATTTTCATTCCGGTATTGAATCCGTCGGCGTTCCGGGCGGGGACCCGCGAAAGCAGCCCCGATGATCGCGTGAATCTGAATCGGGCGTTCGTGGAGGGGGCCGGCGTGACGCCGGCGCTGTCCGGGATTACGCACCGGATTGCCGCGTTCGTCCGGCAACACATCTGGCCCCGGGTGCACATTGTGCTGGATCTGCACTCGGGCGGCGACGTGGCCCGGTTTTCGATCTGTGCCAACTACCACCCGGTCGAGGATCCGGTACTCGCCAAGAAGATCGAGCAGACCGCGCGCTGGTTCGGGACGCCGAGCCTGATGGTCTATCAGAACGTCACGCCGGGGTTGCTTCCGAGCGAGGCCGAACGACTCGGCAAGATCACGGTCGGGACCGAGCTCGGCTGGGGTCGGTCGGTGAATCCGGAAGGGGTGCGCTACGGCCGGCACGGGGTGCTGGCTGCACTGATCAACAACGGACTGCTCCGCGGGACGATCGAGCCGCATGCGCATCACAAGGATGGGACGCAGCGAACTCTGGAGATGGTCGATCGCGCCTGCTTTACCGTCGCCCCGTTCGACGGCCATTACGAGCCGCTGCTGGAGTGCGGTACGGCGGTCAAGGCGGGGGACGTCGTCGGCCTGCTCCACGATTTCGACCACATCGACATGGAGCCGTATCCCTGCAAGGCAGGCGTCGACGGCGTTGTCCTGGCCCAGGCCTGGGTCGCGCCGGTCCCCCGCGGGCAGCATATTGTCGTTGTGGGAAGAGTGATCCCATAG
- a CDS encoding ExeA family protein, translating into MYENHWQLRRTPFSAATRLESFFPAPSQQAALLKLRFLLQQQHEGAVIVAPAGCGKTYLADIAWQLTAEDRGPVASIQYPQLSPAELITDIAVRLDAGGDAQLDSSLGLDFVLRRLEARLTALTAEHRPPVISIDDAHLIEDRRVFESLQSLLNLHRPGKTEFALVLWGRPELLGMLRRVHRLDERLSFACALQPLTEPQTAEYVRHRLAAVGAGQPIFTDDALRAVYELSGGIPRQINRLCEMALLIGYAERQSQIERPQIESVADELPGSQIAA; encoded by the coding sequence ATGTACGAGAACCACTGGCAGCTCCGACGAACGCCCTTCAGCGCGGCGACCCGGCTGGAATCGTTCTTCCCGGCTCCGTCGCAGCAGGCCGCATTGCTCAAGCTGCGATTCCTGCTCCAGCAGCAGCACGAAGGCGCCGTCATTGTCGCCCCCGCGGGGTGCGGAAAGACCTACCTCGCCGACATCGCCTGGCAACTGACGGCAGAGGACCGGGGGCCGGTCGCTTCGATTCAATATCCGCAGCTCAGCCCCGCCGAGCTGATCACCGACATCGCCGTACGGCTCGACGCCGGCGGGGACGCTCAACTCGACAGCAGCCTGGGGCTCGATTTCGTCCTTCGGCGGCTCGAAGCGCGGCTGACGGCGCTGACCGCGGAACATCGTCCGCCGGTGATCTCGATCGACGACGCCCATCTGATCGAAGACCGGCGCGTCTTCGAGTCGCTGCAGTCGCTGCTCAACCTGCATCGCCCCGGTAAGACGGAGTTTGCACTGGTCCTGTGGGGGCGGCCGGAACTGCTGGGAATGCTGCGGCGCGTCCACCGCCTCGACGAACGATTGTCGTTCGCGTGCGCCCTCCAGCCGCTGACCGAACCGCAAACCGCCGAATATGTCCGGCATCGCCTGGCCGCAGTCGGCGCCGGGCAGCCGATCTTCACGGACGACGCGTTGCGTGCCGTTTACGAACTCTCGGGCGGAATCCCGCGGCAGATCAACCGGCTCTGCGAAATGGCGCTGCTGATCGGCTACGCCGAACGCCAGTCGCAGATCGAACGACCTCAGATCGAGTCGGTCGCCGACGAGCTGCCGGGATCTCAGATCGCGGCGTGA
- a CDS encoding DoxX family protein: protein MSNVVQGLLSVSGRVLLSAIFFLSAVGNKIPNFNAIAGYMGSEGVPVPQVMLAGAIVFLIAGSASLVLGLRPRIGAGLLAVFLVLATYYFHDFWNIPAENAQQIQEQTIQFMKNSALIGAMLLVMANGVGAWTLDALLARQKAA, encoded by the coding sequence ATGTCGAATGTTGTGCAGGGTCTGTTGAGTGTGAGCGGGCGGGTGCTCCTGTCGGCGATCTTCTTTCTCAGCGCGGTCGGGAACAAGATTCCCAACTTCAACGCGATCGCGGGCTATATGGGCTCCGAAGGGGTCCCCGTGCCGCAGGTGATGCTCGCCGGCGCGATCGTCTTCCTCATCGCAGGAAGTGCATCGCTGGTGCTTGGCCTTCGGCCGCGGATCGGAGCCGGGCTGTTGGCTGTGTTCCTGGTCCTGGCGACCTACTACTTCCATGACTTCTGGAACATCCCGGCGGAGAACGCCCAGCAGATCCAGGAGCAGACGATTCAATTCATGAAGAACTCGGCGCTAATCGGCGCGATGCTGCTGGTGATGGCCAACGGCGTCGGCGCCTGGACGCTCGACGCCCTCCTCGCCCGGCAGAAGGCTGCGTAG